TTCAAGCAGGCTGCCAAGGCCGGCGCCGAGGCTACGCGTGCCGAAGTGTCGCGCCTTGAGACCGAGGGCGTCGAGGCGCTCAAGGAAAAGGGCGTGGAGGTGGTCGAGAATATCGACAAATCACAGTTTCAGCAGGCCGTTGAGCCTTCCTACTCAGTTTACACCGACCAATATGGTAGCAAAATGCTCGACCGGATTCGCAACAGCGAGTGCCTGGCCAGCAGCAACTAGGGCCTGTTGACGTTTCAGCGTGAACCGCGTTGCTGCGCCGCATGGCGTCCTTTGACGCGCAACCCAACGGGACGGGGTCCATGGGGCGCAGTACTGCGTTATTCGTCGCTCATTGGGAATAACCAAACCACGCTCCTCATGCCTTGTTCTACACCCAATGGGCCTCCGTCGCGGCCGCGACGAAACGTCAACAGGCCCTAAGTACTTTAGAAACCTTGCCACCCCCGCGTGGGGTGGCTGATACAAGGTGACTGCCATGCTGGAACTCTTCCTGCGCCTTGAACGCTTCACGTCACGCATCGCGCTGATAGCCGCCGTGGTGATGCTGATCATCTCGGTGTCGCTGGGCTTCTACCAGGTGCTGACGCGTTTCGTATTTAATGCTCCGTCGACCTGGTCCGAGGTGATGTCGCGTTCGGCAATGATCTGGTGCGTGTTCCTGGGTGCGGCGGCCTGCTTCCGCGGGGGCTACATGATGGCGGTGGAAGTCATCTACAAGCTGGTACCGGCACGGGCCTTGGTATGGCTCGAACTGCTGGTCGCGTTCGGCTGTCTTGTCGTGCTGACGATTCTGGTCTATTTCGGCACGCTAATGACGATCCGAGTAAGCTCACAGACATTGTCGGGCATGGGAATTTCGATCGCCTGGGCATACGCCGCCATCCCCGTAGGAGCTGCCTTCTCGGTGCTCGCAGTACTGGCGCGCATCGCCGCTCAAGTGACCCGACGCGAACCGATCGGCCCCGCCGAGGCCGAGGCACCGCCCGAGAAGAAGCCGGAGATCTCCGCAGCTCCTGCTAGACAGGCGCCGCAAGGTGACACGCTGCAGAATTCCGTCAAACCGGCGGCGACTACCGGGAGGGTGCGCTCATGAACCTGGCCATCGGTCTCTCGCTGATTATCCTTTTCGGCCTGGGCGTGCCCATTGCCGTGTCCATCCTGCTGGCCTCGATCATCGGCATCGAATTCTTCTCGCGGCTGCCGCTGTTGATGGTGCCGCAGCAAATGTTTGTCGGAATCGACAGTTTTCCGCTGATGGCGATCCCATTCTTTATTCTGGCGGGCAACTTGATGGCGGCCGGGGGCATCTCGCAGCGTCTGGTGGATCTCGCCAAGTCAATCGTTGGTGGGCTGCAGGGCGGGCTGGCGATGACCTGCGTGCTGACCTGCATGATGTTCGCCGCGGTGTCCGGGTCGAGTGTCGCGACGACGTTTGCCATCGGCTCGATCCTGATCCCGGCGATGGTCAAACATGACTATCCACGTCCGCTAGCGGCCTCGATTCAGGCCTCGTCCGCCGAACTGGGCGTGCTGATTCCGCCATCGATACCGCTGATTCTGTATGGCGTCAGCACCGACACCTCGATCGGGCGGCTGTTCATCGCTGGCATTGGGCCGGGGCTATTAATTGGCGGATCGCTGCTGCTGTTTTTGTACTTGTTCTGCAAGGTCCGCGGATACGGCTTGCGGGATCGTGAGGAGCGTCACGATTTCACCACTGCCTTCCGGCGGGCCTGGGCGGCAATGCTGATGCCGGTGGTGGTCATCGGCGGCATCTACGGCGGTGTATTCACACCCACCGAGGCCTCGGCGGTAGCTGTCGTCTATGCGCTTATCGTCGGTGGGCTGGTCTACCGCGAACTAGGCTTCGATGATCTATGGCCAATCTTCAAGCAGAGTGTGATTTCGACTACGACCATCATGTTGATAATCGCTGCCGCTACACTGTTCAGCTTTCTGATCAGTCGTTCGGGACTGCCTTCTGATGTGGCTGCCTGGGTAACCCAAGTCTTCGATAGCCCGGTGGCATTCCTGCTCGCGGTCAACGTGATGCTGCTGATGGTGGGGATGTTCATCGAGACCTCGGCCGCGATCCTGGTGCTGGCACCGATCTTTACACCCATTGCCGTGCAGTACGGCATCGATCCGGTGCACTTCGGTCTGATCGTCGTCGTCAACCTGGCCTTGGGCATGTTCACGCCGCCGCTGGGCGTCAATCTGTTCGCCGCCTGTGCGGTGGCCAAGCTATCCATCGATCAGCTGATCCCCTGGTTGCTGCGTTTCGTGCTGGTGGTTCTGGCCTGTCTGATGGCGATTACCTATCTGCCCTGGATCTCGCTGGGGTTGGTCGATCTTCTTTACTGAGC
The genomic region above belongs to Halomonas zincidurans B6 and contains:
- a CDS encoding TRAP transporter large permease yields the protein MNLAIGLSLIILFGLGVPIAVSILLASIIGIEFFSRLPLLMVPQQMFVGIDSFPLMAIPFFILAGNLMAAGGISQRLVDLAKSIVGGLQGGLAMTCVLTCMMFAAVSGSSVATTFAIGSILIPAMVKHDYPRPLAASIQASSAELGVLIPPSIPLILYGVSTDTSIGRLFIAGIGPGLLIGGSLLLFLYLFCKVRGYGLRDREERHDFTTAFRRAWAAMLMPVVVIGGIYGGVFTPTEASAVAVVYALIVGGLVYRELGFDDLWPIFKQSVISTTTIMLIIAAATLFSFLISRSGLPSDVAAWVTQVFDSPVAFLLAVNVMLLMVGMFIETSAAILVLAPIFTPIAVQYGIDPVHFGLIVVVNLALGMFTPPLGVNLFAACAVAKLSIDQLIPWLLRFVLVVLACLMAITYLPWISLGLVDLLY
- a CDS encoding TRAP transporter small permease; this translates as MLELFLRLERFTSRIALIAAVVMLIISVSLGFYQVLTRFVFNAPSTWSEVMSRSAMIWCVFLGAAACFRGGYMMAVEVIYKLVPARALVWLELLVAFGCLVVLTILVYFGTLMTIRVSSQTLSGMGISIAWAYAAIPVGAAFSVLAVLARIAAQVTRREPIGPAEAEAPPEKKPEISAAPARQAPQGDTLQNSVKPAATTGRVRS